A region of Panicum virgatum strain AP13 chromosome 8N, P.virgatum_v5, whole genome shotgun sequence DNA encodes the following proteins:
- the LOC120686696 gene encoding agmatine coumaroyltransferase-2-like, translating to MKITVQSSKAIRPARGGAGGGAPSTAADAAIPLTVFDKANYDLYISGINFFRPPAPPNAALAAGLARALAEYREWAGRLGADAADRRAILLTDAGARLVEATADVALGAVMPMEPAPEVLGLHPDGDGAEELLLVQLTRFACGSLAVGHTMHHPVADGRAACNFLLAWGQATRGAAFDPAPAHGRASLFVPRDPPRVAFEHRGVEFKPPPARGESPGGRRDVAGCGGDEVVVRRVRFGQEFVAELRSRASAGAPRPYSTLQCVAAHLWRCITAARGLEAREVTRLCVAVDGRARMRCPRVPDGYAGNVVLWARPAATAGELVSRPLRFAVELLSREVARVDDGYFRSFIDFASSGAVEEERLVPAADAAETVYSPDVEVDSLLHAPFYDLDFGGGPPFFFMPGYLPVEGSVFVVRSFSGDRSVDAYVPLFSRAMDTFTKCCYSLEMADARL from the coding sequence ATGAAGATCACGGTGCAGTCGTCCAAGGCCATCAGGCCCGcccgcggtggcgccggcggcggcgctccgtccACGGCCGCGGACGCCGCCATCCCGCTCACGGTGTTCGACAAGGCCAACTACGACCTGTACATCTCGGGCATCAACTTCttccgcccgccggcgccgccgaacgccgcgctcgcggcggggctcgcccgGGCGCTCGCCGAGTACCGCGAGTGGGCGGGGCGGctcggcgccgacgccgccgaccgccgcgcaATCCTGCTCACCGACGCGGGCGCACGGCTCGTCGAGGCGACGGCCGACGTCGCGCTCGGCGCCGTCATGCCGATGGAGCCGGCGCCCGAGGTGCTGGGCCTGCAcccggacggcgacggcgccgaggAGCTGCTGCTGGTCCAGCTCACCCGGTTCGCGTGCGGCTCCCTCGCCGTCGGCCACACCATGCACCACCCCGTCGCCGACGGGCGCGCCGCCTGCAACTTCCTTCTCGCGTGGGGCCAGGCCACCCGCGGCGCGGCGTTCGACCCCGCCCCGGCACACGGCAGGGCGTCCCTCTTCGTGCCCCGCGACCCGCCGCGCGTCGCGTTCGAGCACCGCGGCGTCGAGTTCaagccgccgcctgctcgcggCGAGAGCCCCGGCGGCAGGCGCGACGTCGCCGGATGCGGAGGCGacgaggtggtggtgcggaGGGTGCGCTTCGGCCAGGAGTTCGTCGCCGAGCTGAGGTCGCGGGCGTCGGCGGGGGCGCCGCGGCCGTACAGCACGCTGCAGTGCGTCGCGGCGCACCTGTGGCGGTGCatcacggcggcgcgcgggctcgAGGCGCGCGAGGTCACCAGGCTGTGCGTCGCGGTGGACGGGCGCGCGCGCATGCGCTGCCCGCGGGTGCCGGACGGGTACGCCGGCAACGTGGTGCTGTGGGCGCGGCCAGCCGCCACCGCTGGGGAGCTCGTGTCCAGGCCGCTCCGGTTCGCCGTGGAGCTCCTGTCCCGGGAGGTGGCGCGCGTCGACGACGGCTACTTCAGGTCGTTCATCGACTTCGCGAGCTCcggggcggtggaggaggagcggctGGTGCCCGCGGCCGACGCGGCGGAGACCGTGTACAGCCCGGACGTCGAGGTGGACAGCCTGCTGCACGCGCCCTTCTACGATCTGGActtcggcggcggcccgccgTTCTTCTTCATGCCCGGCTACCTGCCGGTGGAGGGCTCCGTCTTCGTCGTGCGCTCCTTCTCCGGCGACAGGAGCGTGGACGCCTACGTGCCCCTCTTCAGCCGCGCCATGGATACCTTCACTAAGTGCTGCTACTCGCTGGAAATGGCGGACGCACGCCTTTAG